Proteins encoded within one genomic window of Flavobacterium sp. NG2:
- a CDS encoding triple tyrosine motif-containing protein: MKTKFTFLYLLLSFSLFSQELPPIVKYAPSIYGAGNQNWMISQDQNKFVFFANNEGLLEFNGSNWQLYPSPNETIIRSVKVIGDKVYTGSYMEFGYWKRKTDGILKYYSLSSSIKKHILDDEQFWNILNFDQWIIFQSLNRIYIYDSKTGKFKIIAPSTSILKSCRTANAIYYQTYDKGLYEIEGGKSRLVSNHSLLKNNKIVNVFTIKDGLLLLTETDGFYKLSGNKLSRFVTEVDTALLASSVYSCESLSGGGFAIGTVSNGIFILSKEGKKEYHISQRKGLSNNTALSLFEDAEKNLWIGLDNGINCINLESPIQSFVDESGVLGTVYSSKLFGEWLYVGTNQGLFYKKYQSNEDFQLVKGTKGQVWSLFVYDGTLFCGHDRGTFIVKNGIIQTIFSNSGTWKFERVPGHKNLLLQGNYYGISVLEKIDNQWRFRNKLQRFDYSSRFFEITNDASEIYVSHEYKGVFRLEIDNNFQKVNKYITYKSPTKGKNAGLAKFNDAIYYAYKKGVFKLDPKTKEFKKDALLSSVFEKDEYTSGKMIVDDSRKIWLFSKNYTSYYAATKLSDQLKQNSIPIPASLTNSMLGYENISQLSSSEYFFGTTDGYYTMNINDLVFKNYKVSITGVMESALNGSIHNNAILEKGVFNHDENNVSISFTVPEYNKYINPEYQYVLEGFQDNWSDWSTKSYVNFKNLPSGHYVFKVKSKFANSNLENTEVYSFTILKPWYGTNLAIFIYIILLLVSARLIHKQYKKYYKRKEDKLIAENNLLLEIKELENEQQMMRLKNEQLSQDVDSINKELAASTMSLNSKNELLAFIQEDLKKTAESGNRSIKSVISTINKNITKDDAWNVFQEAFDNTDKDFLKKVKELHPSLTPNDLRLCAYLRLNLSSKEIAPLLNISVRSVEIKRYRLRKKMDLSHEQGLVEYILAV, translated from the coding sequence TTGAAAACGAAATTTACTTTTTTATACCTACTGTTGTCCTTTTCTCTTTTTTCACAAGAGTTACCGCCAATTGTAAAATACGCACCTAGTATTTATGGCGCTGGAAATCAAAACTGGATGATTTCACAAGACCAAAATAAATTTGTGTTTTTTGCAAATAATGAAGGATTACTAGAATTTAATGGTTCTAATTGGCAATTGTATCCTTCGCCAAATGAAACCATCATCCGCTCTGTGAAAGTTATTGGTGATAAGGTTTATACTGGTAGCTATATGGAGTTTGGGTATTGGAAACGAAAAACAGATGGTATTTTAAAATATTATTCATTGAGTAGTTCTATTAAAAAACACATATTAGATGATGAGCAGTTTTGGAATATCTTGAATTTTGATCAATGGATTATCTTTCAGTCCTTAAATCGAATTTATATCTATGATTCCAAAACAGGGAAGTTTAAAATTATAGCCCCTAGTACGAGTATTTTAAAGTCGTGTCGAACAGCAAATGCTATTTATTATCAAACTTATGATAAGGGCTTGTATGAAATTGAAGGAGGTAAAAGCAGATTGGTTTCAAATCATTCATTGTTGAAAAATAATAAAATTGTAAATGTTTTTACCATAAAGGATGGATTGTTACTACTAACAGAGACGGATGGTTTTTATAAATTATCTGGAAATAAGTTGTCAAGATTTGTGACGGAAGTCGATACAGCATTACTAGCTAGTAGTGTGTATAGTTGTGAATCTCTATCGGGTGGGGGATTTGCGATAGGTACCGTTTCAAATGGAATTTTTATTTTATCAAAAGAAGGAAAAAAAGAATACCATATCTCTCAGCGTAAAGGGTTGAGTAATAATACCGCTTTGTCATTATTTGAAGATGCAGAAAAAAATCTTTGGATTGGTTTGGATAATGGAATTAATTGTATCAATCTGGAATCACCTATCCAAAGTTTTGTAGATGAATCTGGGGTTCTAGGAACAGTTTATAGTTCTAAACTTTTTGGGGAATGGTTGTATGTAGGAACTAATCAAGGATTATTTTACAAAAAGTACCAAAGCAATGAAGATTTTCAGTTGGTTAAAGGTACTAAAGGGCAAGTTTGGTCATTGTTTGTATATGACGGAACCTTATTTTGTGGACACGATAGAGGTACATTTATTGTAAAGAATGGAATAATCCAAACTATTTTTTCTAATTCTGGAACTTGGAAATTTGAAAGAGTTCCAGGTCATAAAAATCTACTATTACAAGGGAATTATTATGGTATTTCTGTTTTGGAAAAAATTGATAATCAATGGCGTTTTAGAAATAAATTACAACGATTTGATTATTCATCAAGGTTTTTTGAGATCACCAATGATGCTTCAGAAATTTATGTTAGTCATGAATATAAAGGCGTTTTTAGATTGGAAATAGATAATAATTTTCAAAAAGTTAATAAATACATCACTTATAAATCCCCTACTAAGGGAAAAAATGCTGGCTTAGCCAAATTTAATGATGCCATATACTATGCCTATAAGAAAGGGGTGTTTAAGTTAGACCCAAAAACGAAAGAATTTAAGAAAGATGCTTTGTTGAGTTCTGTATTTGAAAAGGATGAGTATACTTCTGGTAAAATGATAGTAGATGATTCCCGAAAAATTTGGCTGTTTTCAAAAAACTATACTAGTTATTATGCGGCTACCAAGTTGAGTGACCAACTCAAACAAAACAGTATTCCTATTCCTGCTTCATTAACCAATTCAATGCTTGGCTATGAGAATATTTCGCAATTATCAAGTTCCGAATATTTCTTTGGAACCACGGATGGTTATTATACGATGAATATTAATGATTTGGTTTTCAAGAATTATAAAGTCTCTATTACAGGTGTAATGGAAAGTGCATTGAATGGTAGCATTCATAATAATGCAATTCTAGAAAAGGGCGTTTTTAATCACGATGAAAATAATGTTAGTATTAGTTTTACTGTACCAGAATACAATAAATACATTAATCCTGAATATCAGTATGTTTTAGAAGGTTTTCAAGACAATTGGAGTGATTGGAGTACAAAATCATATGTAAATTTCAAGAATTTACCATCAGGTCATTATGTGTTTAAAGTGAAATCTAAATTTGCTAATTCTAATCTAGAAAATACAGAGGTATATTCTTTTACCATTTTAAAACCTTGGTACGGAACTAATTTGGCCATTTTTATATATATCATCTTATTACTGGTGTCGGCTAGGTTAATTCACAAACAATACAAGAAATATTATAAGAGAAAAGAAGATAAATTAATTGCCGAGAATAATTTGTTGTTGGAAATCAAAGAACTAGAAAATGAACAACAAATGATGCGTCTTAAAAACGAACAACTTTCACAAGATGTTGATTCCATTAACAAAGAATTAGCTGCTTCAACGATGAGTTTGAATAGTAAAAATGAATTGCTAGCTTTTATACAAGAGGATTTAAAGAAAACAGCAGAAAGCGGTAACAGAAGTATCAAGTCGGTAATTTCAACGATTAATAAAAATATAACCAAAGATGATGCGTGGAATGTTTTTCAGGAAGCCTTTGATAATACAGATAAGGACTTTTTGAAAAAAGTAAAAGAATTACACCCTTCATTAACACCTAATGATTTACGACTATGTGCCTATTTGAGATTGAATCTATCATCAAAAGAAATAGCTCCTTTGTTGAATATTTCAGTACGAAGTGTGGAGATAAAAAGGTACCGATTACGTAAAAAAATGGATTTATCGCATGAACAAGGCCTTGTTGAGTATATCCTCGCTGTATAG
- a CDS encoding TonB-dependent receptor, which yields MKSNYLLTIFLFLSTLGFAQSFDIGGIVKEKGSGLSIPGVNIQIKNTTKGTSTDFDGKFSFKGVPSGSIVVFSYVGYKTFEYKVTATNNAMTVTMQEDAKSLEEVVIIGYGSQKRREVTGAVSVVDSKTLETLKPVKVEQALQGTVSGVNVTTQSGSPGAALDIRIRGIATNGENRPTTIIDGYVGELGLLNPNDIESITVLKDAQAAIYGTIGANGVILVTTKSGKKNSKSRISYNTYLGFQEAANKLNLLNATEYALLLNESYANGGKTLPYTNVSGLGKGTNWQNEVLSTGVPIINHDMSISGGSDKVTYAVSGSHLDQEGIVGESKSGFLRNTARMALNADVSENLKLKTNVIYTYFTRKTLNENGLGSVLFNALNTPSTLNPYDTNGNFTLVPSTTGLGTEIINPLAQIANTYNDYSFKKLNGNFALEYKLLDGLVVSSSMGFNTSNSKSKNFAQQISYGGKVFDVTRSSVTQGAVNDNNYSFDAFATYTKKIGEDHNFVATLGNTIFKEWGNGLTATGYDVPNNSWDFADISLTTGTLDAKTNSSYGYDERRLSYFGRMQYDYKGKYLLSAMLRRDASTKFGPGNKVGYFPSFTGGWVISDEGFFGENKKINFLKLRASYGTLGNDQIPNNGYVSLLSGEATYVFDGALVNGTATGQIANPDLKWEEAQKFDVGMDMKLFNNKVSIVADYFIDTRKDLLIPNIPVSGITGNYAPGASAPTVNAGTVRNSGLEFSVDYKNKFSDNFNMSVGYNVTFLKNEVLEVNNGTGFIEGGAFGVGQPSPSRMEVGLPIGYFYGYKTNGIFQNQAEIDAHPSQIALGANAAPGDIRYVDVNGDNVIDANDRTNIGDAIPKATMGFNLQMNYKNLDFALYTFASVGNDMVRNYERTLSDANRLTYVLDRWTGEGTSTTVPRVTTGATANNVFSDYFVEDASYLRIQNIQLGYTLNPTISERAKISKLRLYVGVNNLYTFTKYKGFDSGASNGAPIGGGIDYGFYPIPRTYLLGLNINF from the coding sequence ATGAAGTCAAATTATCTATTAACGATTTTTCTATTTCTCTCTACTTTAGGTTTTGCCCAAAGTTTTGATATAGGAGGAATTGTAAAAGAAAAGGGTTCTGGGTTATCTATACCTGGAGTTAACATTCAGATTAAAAACACTACTAAAGGTACGTCAACAGATTTTGATGGAAAATTTTCTTTTAAAGGAGTTCCGTCGGGAAGTATTGTTGTTTTTTCTTATGTAGGGTATAAAACATTTGAATATAAAGTAACGGCAACCAATAATGCAATGACTGTTACAATGCAAGAAGATGCTAAAAGTTTAGAAGAAGTTGTAATTATAGGTTACGGTAGCCAAAAAAGGAGAGAAGTAACAGGAGCAGTTTCGGTTGTAGATAGTAAAACACTAGAGACTCTTAAACCTGTTAAAGTAGAACAAGCGTTACAAGGAACCGTTTCGGGGGTGAATGTAACTACGCAATCGGGTTCGCCAGGTGCTGCTTTGGATATTCGTATTCGTGGTATTGCTACCAATGGTGAAAACCGTCCAACAACGATTATTGATGGTTATGTGGGAGAACTAGGACTATTAAACCCTAATGATATTGAGTCTATTACAGTCTTAAAGGATGCACAAGCAGCTATTTATGGAACAATTGGGGCCAATGGTGTCATTTTAGTAACCACTAAATCTGGAAAAAAGAATTCAAAATCAAGAATCTCTTATAATACCTATTTAGGTTTTCAGGAAGCTGCCAATAAATTAAACCTTTTGAACGCTACTGAATATGCATTGCTTTTGAACGAAAGCTATGCAAATGGAGGAAAAACGTTGCCTTATACTAATGTAAGTGGTTTAGGAAAAGGGACAAATTGGCAAAACGAAGTATTAAGTACGGGTGTTCCAATAATCAATCATGATATGTCTATTTCAGGTGGTTCTGACAAAGTAACTTATGCGGTTAGTGGTTCTCATTTAGACCAAGAAGGTATTGTGGGTGAAAGCAAATCAGGTTTCTTAAGAAACACTGCTAGAATGGCTTTGAACGCAGATGTGTCTGAAAATTTGAAATTAAAAACCAATGTGATTTATACTTATTTCACGCGTAAAACATTAAATGAAAATGGATTGGGTTCTGTTTTATTTAATGCTTTGAATACGCCTTCAACTCTTAATCCTTATGATACCAATGGTAATTTTACTTTGGTACCAAGTACAACGGGATTAGGGACAGAAATTATCAATCCATTGGCACAAATTGCTAACACTTACAACGATTATAGTTTCAAGAAATTAAATGGAAACTTTGCTTTAGAATATAAATTGTTAGATGGTTTAGTAGTATCGAGTTCAATGGGATTCAACACTTCAAACAGTAAATCAAAGAATTTTGCTCAGCAAATTAGTTATGGTGGAAAAGTATTTGATGTAACCAGAAGTTCTGTTACTCAAGGCGCTGTAAATGACAATAACTATTCATTTGATGCTTTTGCGACTTATACAAAGAAAATCGGTGAGGATCATAATTTTGTAGCCACTTTAGGAAATACAATTTTTAAAGAATGGGGTAATGGATTGACTGCTACAGGTTATGATGTGCCAAACAATTCTTGGGATTTTGCGGATATTTCGTTAACAACAGGAACATTGGATGCAAAAACTAATAGTTCTTATGGTTATGACGAACGTCGTCTTTCATATTTTGGAAGAATGCAATACGATTACAAAGGGAAATACCTTTTGTCTGCTATGTTAAGACGTGATGCTTCAACCAAATTTGGTCCAGGAAACAAAGTAGGTTACTTTCCTTCTTTTACAGGAGGATGGGTAATATCTGATGAAGGATTTTTTGGAGAAAATAAAAAAATCAACTTCTTGAAATTAAGAGCAAGTTACGGTACACTTGGTAATGACCAAATTCCAAATAACGGTTATGTAAGTTTATTATCTGGTGAAGCGACTTATGTTTTTGATGGAGCTTTAGTAAATGGTACTGCTACAGGTCAAATTGCCAACCCAGACTTAAAATGGGAGGAAGCTCAAAAATTTGACGTAGGTATGGATATGAAGTTATTTAATAACAAAGTATCTATCGTTGCCGATTATTTTATAGACACTCGTAAAGATTTATTAATTCCGAACATTCCTGTTTCTGGAATCACGGGGAATTATGCACCCGGAGCTTCGGCACCAACAGTGAATGCTGGAACAGTAAGAAATTCAGGATTAGAATTTTCTGTTGATTACAAAAATAAATTTTCTGACAACTTTAATATGAGCGTAGGTTACAATGTTACCTTCTTGAAAAATGAAGTTTTGGAAGTAAACAATGGAACAGGTTTTATTGAAGGTGGTGCATTTGGCGTAGGTCAACCTTCTCCTTCAAGAATGGAAGTTGGATTGCCAATAGGATATTTCTACGGATATAAAACTAATGGCATTTTCCAAAACCAAGCTGAAATCGATGCACATCCATCTCAAATTGCTTTAGGAGCCAATGCTGCCCCTGGAGATATTCGATATGTAGATGTAAATGGAGATAATGTTATTGATGCAAATGATAGAACAAACATTGGTGATGCTATTCCAAAAGCAACTATGGGGTTCAATTTACAAATGAATTACAAAAACTTAGATTTTGCTCTCTATACTTTTGCTTCAGTAGGTAATGATATGGTTCGTAACTATGAAAGAACATTATCTGATGCAAACCGTCTAACTTATGTTCTTGACAGATGGACAGGTGAGGGGACTAGTACAACGGTTCCTAGAGTAACCACTGGTGCTACTGCTAACAATGTTTTCTCTGATTATTTTGTTGAAGACGCTTCGTATTTGAGAATTCAAAATATCCAATTAGGATACACGCTGAATCCAACCATTTCAGAGCGAGCTAAAATCTCAAAATTAAGATTGTACGTTGGAGTAAATAACCTTTACACTTTTACTAAATACAAAGGTTTTGACTCAGGCGCATCTAATGGAGCTCCAATAGGTGGTGGAATCGATTACGGATTTTACCCTATTCCTAGAACCTATTTGTTAGGACTAAATATTAATTTTTAA
- a CDS encoding RagB/SusD family nutrient uptake outer membrane protein, producing the protein MKKYTYITITAVAIFSMLTVSCSDEFVNRDPVYSIDSENYFNSKTDFDNALIAAYDGLQSTYVNVLLGEIASDNTLCGGESQTDVIGFQQVDDMIHTPVNSNLRDVWNWMFAGVNRANYILEFQNKIDFEGKNQIIAETRFLRAYYHFELVKWFGGIPLKGDARFKIGDEKTIPRSSVKEVYASIEADLTYAANNLNATASQKGRATKGAALALLGKAYLYQGKFPEAATTFETLIGLSKYSLVTDYNSIFEAEGENGAESVFEIQYTDVEGAGFGCLQCSEGNVAVGFNGPRNYTGTLFTSGFSFNVPTSKIVNAFEVGDKRKDVAILDINDWALKTGATFGQGYEHTGYFNRKYIPRKRSATAAGDLNLTNPNNYRAIRYADVLLMAAEAYRRGNIDDAKARGYLNEVRRRAFGDLNHDITASGDALTDFIWAERRVELVGEGHRFFDLVRIGKAAQEIPGFTAGKNELFPIPIEEIQFSNGNWNQNPKY; encoded by the coding sequence ATGAAAAAGTACACCTATATAACCATTACAGCAGTAGCCATTTTTTCAATGCTAACTGTATCATGTAGTGATGAATTTGTAAATCGCGATCCGGTTTATTCTATTGATTCTGAAAACTATTTCAATTCAAAAACCGATTTTGATAATGCTTTAATAGCAGCCTACGATGGCTTACAGTCGACCTATGTTAATGTTTTATTAGGAGAAATAGCTTCTGATAATACCTTATGTGGTGGTGAAAGCCAAACGGACGTTATTGGTTTTCAGCAAGTTGATGATATGATTCACACGCCAGTCAATAGTAATTTGAGAGATGTTTGGAACTGGATGTTTGCAGGAGTTAATCGTGCAAATTATATTTTAGAATTCCAAAACAAAATCGATTTTGAAGGAAAAAATCAAATTATTGCCGAAACTCGTTTTTTAAGAGCCTATTACCATTTTGAATTGGTAAAGTGGTTTGGAGGAATTCCATTAAAAGGAGATGCTCGTTTTAAAATTGGAGACGAAAAAACGATTCCTCGTTCTTCGGTTAAAGAAGTTTACGCTTCTATAGAAGCAGATTTAACCTATGCAGCAAATAATTTGAATGCTACGGCTTCCCAAAAAGGGAGAGCTACCAAAGGAGCTGCACTTGCTTTGCTAGGAAAAGCGTATTTATATCAAGGTAAATTTCCTGAAGCAGCGACTACATTTGAAACCTTAATTGGGTTGTCTAAATATTCTTTAGTAACCGATTATAACTCCATTTTTGAAGCAGAAGGAGAAAATGGTGCCGAATCCGTTTTTGAAATTCAATATACTGATGTTGAGGGAGCTGGATTTGGATGTTTGCAATGTAGTGAAGGTAATGTAGCTGTAGGATTTAATGGGCCTCGAAACTATACAGGAACCTTGTTTACTTCAGGTTTTAGTTTTAATGTGCCAACGTCTAAAATTGTTAATGCTTTTGAAGTAGGAGACAAACGTAAAGATGTGGCCATCTTAGATATTAATGATTGGGCTTTAAAAACAGGAGCAACTTTCGGTCAAGGATATGAACATACAGGCTATTTTAATAGAAAATACATTCCGAGAAAACGTAGCGCTACTGCAGCAGGAGATTTGAATTTAACAAATCCAAATAATTACAGAGCCATTCGTTATGCCGATGTATTATTAATGGCTGCCGAAGCTTATCGTCGAGGTAATATTGATGACGCAAAAGCAAGAGGATATTTGAATGAAGTGAGAAGACGTGCATTTGGCGACTTAAATCATGATATAACTGCTTCAGGTGATGCCTTGACTGATTTTATTTGGGCAGAAAGAAGAGTAGAATTAGTAGGGGAAGGACATCGTTTCTTTGATTTGGTAAGAATTGGAAAAGCAGCTCAAGAAATTCCAGGCTTTACAGCAGGTAAAAATGAATTGTTCCCAATTCCTATTGAAGAAATTCAATTCTCTAACGGAAACTGGAATCAAAATCCTAAATATTAA
- a CDS encoding family 16 glycosylhydrolase yields MKKILINTIAIFTLLLMVNCSKDDYSFGSLTAPSNLNISYEIIGKTTTTPVGDGTGKVKFTVKADNAISYKLIFDDGTTENAPNGVFEKRFTKVGVNTYRVTVVASGTAGITTNTTVDVEVLSTFSDDEAVTFLTGGNSKKWYFSASEVGHLGVGPNNSDATQNYYGFWYQAAAFEKAGDAKSSCLYDNVLTFSLVGGQLKYSLDNGGNAFFNAAFLSVGGGSGSEDLCLNYTATGTKSVSLSPSESVILKNPNAATQTRGTMINISDGGFMGYYIGQSSYEILSLTENRMVVRAIMGGNTGIAWYHTFTTTKPSQSTTDYTNLVWSDEFNTDGAPDTAKWTYDLGAGGWGNSEVQTYTSATDNVVVSGGTLKITAKKVGSGYTSARLKSEGKFKFTYGKIEVKAKLPAGGGTWPAIWMLGSDYATNTWPACGEIDIMEHKGNEPNVIHGTLHYPGRSGGNGNGSTKTITNASSEFHIYKAIWSPATVKIYVDDVLFHTVANDSSLPFNKDFFMILNVAMGGTFGGTIDSAFTQSAMEVDYVRVYQ; encoded by the coding sequence ATGAAAAAGATATTAATAAATACAATTGCCATTTTTACATTGCTATTGATGGTAAATTGCTCGAAAGATGATTATTCTTTTGGGAGTCTGACAGCTCCTTCAAATTTGAATATATCCTATGAAATTATTGGAAAAACCACCACCACTCCTGTTGGTGACGGTACGGGTAAAGTAAAATTCACAGTGAAAGCAGATAATGCCATTTCCTATAAGTTAATTTTTGACGACGGAACCACTGAGAATGCTCCTAACGGTGTATTTGAAAAACGTTTTACTAAAGTAGGAGTGAATACTTATAGGGTAACAGTTGTTGCCTCTGGGACGGCTGGAATTACGACTAACACAACTGTCGATGTTGAGGTTTTGAGTACTTTTAGTGATGATGAAGCGGTTACTTTTTTAACGGGAGGAAATTCTAAAAAATGGTATTTCTCAGCTTCAGAAGTAGGCCATTTAGGGGTAGGTCCTAATAATAGTGATGCTACTCAAAATTACTATGGATTTTGGTATCAAGCAGCAGCTTTTGAAAAAGCGGGTGATGCTAAAAGTAGTTGTTTGTATGATAATGTATTAACCTTTTCATTGGTAGGTGGTCAATTGAAGTATAGTTTAGATAATGGAGGAAACGCATTCTTTAATGCTGCTTTCTTAAGTGTAGGTGGTGGTTCAGGAAGTGAGGACTTATGTTTGAATTATACAGCTACGGGAACAAAATCAGTTTCGTTAAGCCCATCGGAGTCTGTTATTTTGAAGAATCCTAATGCAGCTACACAAACACGTGGTACGATGATCAATATTTCTGACGGTGGCTTTATGGGGTACTATATAGGACAAAGTTCTTATGAGATATTGTCTCTTACCGAAAATAGAATGGTAGTGAGAGCAATTATGGGAGGAAATACAGGAATTGCTTGGTATCATACTTTTACAACAACAAAACCATCACAATCGACAACTGATTATACCAATTTAGTTTGGTCAGATGAGTTTAATACTGATGGAGCTCCTGATACGGCCAAATGGACCTATGATTTAGGTGCTGGCGGTTGGGGAAATAGCGAAGTTCAAACCTATACTAGTGCTACTGATAATGTGGTGGTTTCTGGAGGAACTTTAAAAATTACTGCCAAAAAAGTTGGGTCTGGTTATACTTCAGCAAGATTGAAATCAGAGGGTAAATTCAAATTTACTTATGGTAAAATTGAGGTGAAAGCAAAATTGCCAGCTGGTGGTGGTACTTGGCCTGCCATTTGGATGCTTGGGTCGGATTATGCAACCAATACTTGGCCTGCTTGTGGTGAGATTGATATTATGGAACATAAGGGGAACGAACCTAATGTAATTCATGGTACTTTGCATTATCCTGGTCGTTCTGGAGGAAATGGAAACGGAAGTACTAAAACCATTACCAATGCTTCTTCTGAATTTCATATCTATAAAGCAATATGGAGTCCAGCAACTGTTAAAATTTATGTTGATGATGTCTTGTTTCATACCGTAGCGAATGATAGTTCATTGCCGTTCAACAAAGATTTCTTTATGATATTAAACGTGGCTATGGGCGGTACATTTGGAGGAACAATTGATTCTGCTTTCACTCAATCAGCAATGGAAGTTGATTACGTAAGAGTGTATCAATAG